The Candidatus Nitrosocosmicus arcticus genome includes a region encoding these proteins:
- a CDS encoding trypsin-like peptidase domain-containing protein: MVFNIFQDYQVKINEKMKVIVLFLISLFIITCLFSINTAHSVELVSGSGDNSTIKLNQKPSGSSHNYTTNDYSNSLPDLFDKVEKSVVQITEPGSTQTTEPNPSRLGSGFVYDKLGHIVTNFHVVDGSKDNQVYVTFLDGVSYEGDIVGTDPYSDLAVIKLSDVDKNVSSKLVPLELGNSSIIRIGQKVVAVGNPFGLSGSLSEGIISGLGRLMPAGDNGDSPQNPFDKTQIMKPVPSFSIPDIIQTDAAINPGNSGGPLIDMNANVIGINTAIFSNTGVYSGIGFAIPSNFLTKIVPLLIKNGEYDHPYIGINGFDITPEIAKLLNLPEAVGFLVINVTEDSPAKLAGVQGGNKSMRINGLPIELGGDVVTEIDNKPVRKVDDILSYLENYKRIGDSVTLTVLRGPDLAKEVVTIQLTARPSLETNLSNPSLGVIGLDVTPEIAKLMNISRDNGFLITSIIGNSSASKANLRGGYLVTEVNGAVIELGGDIIVKMDNLGIKNQLDIKNYLKTKNIGDSIIITVLRDDNYLTKSLSLEPFSENQRILQDSTIAENNSAPLLSQDDFKQFLESCAKVLPREACESMIIIK, from the coding sequence TATTATCACATGTCTATTTTCAATTAATACCGCTCATTCAGTTGAATTAGTTAGCGGGTCCGGAGACAACTCCACTATCAAACTCAATCAAAAGCCCTCCGGATCTAGTCATAATTATACAACCAATGATTATAGCAATTCGCTACCTGATCTATTTGATAAGGTCGAGAAATCAGTGGTTCAAATAACCGAACCTGGAAGTACTCAAACTACAGAACCTAACCCCTCAAGATTGGGATCTGGATTTGTCTACGATAAATTAGGGCACATTGTTACTAACTTTCATGTTGTAGATGGTTCAAAGGATAATCAAGTTTATGTAACCTTTCTAGATGGAGTATCATATGAAGGTGATATTGTAGGAACTGATCCTTATTCTGATCTCGCTGTTATCAAACTATCCGATGTAGATAAGAATGTCAGTTCCAAATTGGTCCCGTTAGAATTGGGTAATTCTTCTATAATTCGCATCGGACAAAAAGTTGTAGCTGTTGGAAACCCTTTTGGATTGTCGGGTTCCTTATCTGAAGGTATTATCAGTGGTCTTGGGAGACTAATGCCAGCTGGCGATAACGGTGATTCCCCGCAAAATCCATTTGATAAAACCCAGATAATGAAACCTGTTCCATCATTTTCCATACCTGACATCATTCAAACAGATGCCGCCATAAATCCAGGTAACTCGGGAGGTCCATTGATCGATATGAATGCAAATGTTATAGGAATTAATACAGCCATTTTCTCAAACACTGGTGTTTATTCTGGGATAGGGTTTGCCATTCCATCTAATTTTCTGACAAAAATTGTACCCCTTTTAATCAAGAACGGGGAATACGATCATCCATATATTGGGATAAATGGGTTTGATATAACTCCAGAAATAGCAAAATTATTGAATTTACCTGAAGCTGTCGGATTTTTAGTGATTAATGTAACGGAGGATAGTCCTGCCAAACTGGCTGGGGTACAAGGAGGCAATAAGAGCATGCGAATTAATGGATTGCCTATTGAACTTGGGGGTGATGTAGTTACTGAAATAGATAATAAGCCTGTTAGAAAAGTGGATGACATTTTATCATACTTGGAAAATTACAAACGAATAGGGGACAGCGTTACCCTAACAGTGTTGAGAGGTCCAGATCTTGCTAAGGAGGTTGTAACGATCCAATTGACTGCTAGACCATCCTTGGAAACAAATTTGAGTAATCCCTCTTTGGGTGTAATAGGTTTGGATGTAACCCCTGAGATTGCCAAGTTAATGAATATATCGAGAGATAACGGTTTCTTGATCACTAGCATAATTGGTAATAGTTCTGCTTCTAAAGCGAATTTGAGGGGTGGTTATCTGGTTACTGAAGTTAATGGCGCCGTAATAGAGTTAGGAGGCGACATTATAGTAAAGATGGATAATCTCGGTATAAAGAATCAGTTAGACATAAAGAATTACTTAAAAACTAAGAATATTGGTGATTCTATAATTATTACCGTGTTAAGAGACGACAACTATTTAACAAAATCTCTGTCCCTTGAACCATTCAGCGAGAATCAACGAATATTACAGGATTCCACAATAGCTGAAAATAATTCGGCTCCTCTTCTTTCCCAGGATGATTTCAAACAATTTTTAGAATCCTGTGCCAAAGTATTACCTAGGGAAGCTTGCGAATCGATGATAATCATAAAATGA